One Solibacillus sp. R5-41 DNA segment encodes these proteins:
- a CDS encoding pyruvate, water dikinase regulatory protein, which produces MKNLTIFVVSDSVGETGENAVKAVVSQFRPNFDKVRIRKFPRINDVELIEKIVQIAVNQQAAIVFTLVEKEMRKALYNLAVENNVPTVDLLGSMMDLIELSFDEPPLQKPGLVHRLDDDYFKKIEAIEFAVKYDDGQDPRGILLADIVLIGVSRTSKTPLSQYLAHKSYKVANVPLVPEVEPPIELMKIDPQKCFGLVISTEKLNNIRKERLIALGLTENASYAQQQRIEQEIRYFNQIADRIGCRVIDVTNRAVEETANKILDMLEGEK; this is translated from the coding sequence ATGAAAAATTTAACAATTTTTGTCGTTTCAGATTCAGTTGGTGAAACAGGTGAGAATGCGGTAAAGGCAGTTGTCAGCCAATTTCGGCCAAATTTTGACAAAGTGAGAATACGCAAATTTCCCAGAATAAATGATGTTGAGCTCATTGAAAAAATAGTACAAATCGCGGTGAACCAACAAGCTGCAATAGTTTTCACATTAGTAGAAAAAGAAATGCGAAAAGCACTTTATAATTTAGCAGTAGAAAATAATGTACCGACAGTTGATTTACTAGGTTCAATGATGGATTTAATTGAACTTTCATTTGATGAGCCTCCGTTACAAAAGCCGGGCCTTGTCCATCGACTAGATGATGATTATTTTAAAAAAATTGAAGCGATTGAATTTGCCGTAAAGTATGACGATGGCCAAGATCCAAGAGGAATATTATTAGCGGATATTGTATTAATTGGGGTGTCACGAACTTCAAAAACACCGCTTTCGCAATATTTAGCACATAAAAGCTATAAAGTAGCGAATGTGCCACTTGTTCCTGAGGTGGAGCCACCAATTGAGTTAATGAAAATTGACCCCCAAAAATGCTTTGGTTTAGTCATTTCTACTGAAAAATTAAATAATATTCGTAAAGAACGTCTGATCGCACTTGGATTAACGGAAAATGCTTCTTATGCACAGCAACAACGAATTGAGCAGGAAATTCGCTATTTCAACCAAATAGCTGATAGAATAGGATGTCGGGTTATTGATGTAACAAATCGGGCAGTCGAAGAAACTGCAAATAAGATTTTAGACATGCTAGAAGGCGAAAAATAA
- the dnaG gene encoding DNA primase, with translation MAGKIPEHVIEQIRSQSDIVDVISDYMQLTKRGRNWFGLCPFHGEQTPSFSVSQEKQIFHCFGCGAGGNAITFVMDIEHIAFPDALIKLGDRAGIPLDVQVQSELTTSNTSYSKKEEMMREGHAVAAEFYHHLLMNTEDGELALNYLLERGFTREQIETHQIGWALPNWDTLSILLERKGFLLEVMAECGLIIQKESDQTFFDRFRGRIMFPIRDENGKAVAFSGRILNKNADEAKYLNSPETPIFHKSQVLYNLDKARASIRKTRHAVLMEGFVDVLAANRAGVYNAVATMGTSLTPQHITKLKRLVQQITICYDGDNAGFEAAKRASQMLHEERIKVEVAVLPNKLDPDDYIQNYGQEAFKNQIIEKPHAYIAFMMMHAKRGKNFQFENDTLQYIQEVLETLKDNSSPTERDLYIRQLSNETNISQEAISAQLRKVVADGAKEQKRNQNALKQPIELVQQKLPKTATDRAERLLLAHMLHDVNVVNKVLKLGNTAPFIHEEYLSVFVRLVGFYEEYEMADFQRFVEVLNDNELRKIVMEAAYIDRDPENGEAEISDCLKHIEKHRIEIEIEKLTHNQKEAEKMHEHRRALEIAQQIIQLRRSVKGI, from the coding sequence ATGGCTGGGAAAATACCTGAACATGTGATTGAGCAGATTCGTTCGCAGTCTGATATAGTCGATGTGATTAGCGATTATATGCAGTTAACGAAAAGAGGGCGCAACTGGTTTGGATTATGTCCATTTCACGGAGAGCAAACACCCTCTTTTTCCGTGTCTCAAGAAAAACAAATCTTCCATTGCTTTGGTTGTGGAGCTGGGGGAAATGCAATAACTTTTGTAATGGATATCGAGCATATCGCATTCCCGGATGCATTAATCAAGCTGGGAGATCGTGCAGGTATTCCATTAGACGTTCAAGTGCAATCAGAGCTAACGACGTCGAATACTTCTTATTCAAAAAAAGAAGAAATGATGCGAGAAGGACATGCAGTTGCTGCCGAATTTTATCATCATTTGTTGATGAATACAGAAGATGGAGAATTAGCATTAAATTATTTACTAGAAAGAGGATTTACGCGTGAACAAATCGAAACTCATCAAATAGGATGGGCGTTACCGAATTGGGATACACTTTCGATATTATTAGAGCGTAAAGGTTTTCTTTTAGAAGTAATGGCAGAATGTGGGCTCATCATTCAAAAAGAGAGTGACCAAACATTTTTCGATCGTTTCCGTGGAAGAATTATGTTTCCGATTCGAGATGAAAATGGTAAAGCTGTTGCTTTTTCAGGGAGAATCCTTAACAAAAATGCAGATGAAGCAAAGTATTTAAATAGTCCAGAAACACCTATTTTCCATAAAAGTCAGGTGCTTTACAATTTGGACAAGGCTCGTGCGTCGATTAGAAAAACACGTCACGCAGTCTTAATGGAAGGGTTTGTTGATGTACTTGCTGCCAATCGAGCAGGTGTATATAATGCAGTCGCAACGATGGGTACGTCGCTTACACCCCAGCATATTACAAAGCTCAAACGCTTAGTTCAGCAAATTACGATTTGCTATGATGGTGATAATGCTGGTTTTGAAGCGGCGAAACGTGCTTCACAAATGTTACATGAAGAACGAATTAAAGTTGAAGTGGCTGTTTTACCAAACAAGCTTGACCCAGATGATTACATCCAAAATTATGGTCAAGAAGCGTTTAAAAATCAAATAATCGAAAAACCGCACGCTTATATCGCATTTATGATGATGCATGCGAAGCGCGGCAAAAACTTTCAATTTGAAAATGACACATTACAATACATTCAAGAAGTTCTCGAAACGTTGAAAGATAATTCTTCACCGACAGAACGAGATTTATACATTCGTCAGCTTTCAAATGAGACAAATATTTCTCAAGAAGCGATTAGTGCGCAGTTACGAAAAGTTGTAGCAGATGGTGCTAAAGAACAAAAACGTAATCAAAATGCATTAAAGCAACCTATTGAATTGGTTCAGCAAAAGCTACCAAAAACGGCGACGGATCGAGCAGAGCGATTATTACTTGCCCATATGTTGCATGATGTGAATGTGGTGAATAAAGTTTTGAAACTAGGAAACACCGCGCCATTTATTCATGAAGAATATTTATCCGTATTTGTCCGTCTAGTGGGTTTTTATGAAGAATATGAAATGGCAGATTTTCAACGTTTTGTAGAAGTTTTAAATGACAATGAATTGCGTAAAATAGTTATGGAAGCAGCATATATCGATCGTGATCCAGAAAATGGTGAAGCGGAAATTAGTGATTGTTTAAAGCATATTGAAAAACACCGTATCGAAATAGAAATAGAAAAATTAACGCATAATCAAAAAGAAGCAGAAAAGATGCACGAACATAGGCGAGCTCTTGAAATAGCCCAACAGATTATCCAGTTAAGAAGATCGGTAAAGGGAATTTAA
- a CDS encoding helix-turn-helix transcriptional regulator, which produces MSLIELNKRQDAILQIVKENGPITGEHIAERLGLTRATLRPDLAILTMAGFLDARPRVGYFYAGKKSTVAITESMLNLKVKDFQSAPVVVSEGMTVYDAICHMFLEDVGTLFVLDKDDFLQGVLSRKDLLRSSIGTQDLNKIPVHIIMTRMPNIAYCLQSDSLVLTAKKLIEREIDSMPVVKETENGVEVIGRLTKTSITRAFISLAETHDL; this is translated from the coding sequence GTGAGTCTAATAGAACTCAATAAACGTCAAGATGCTATCTTGCAAATTGTTAAAGAGAACGGACCAATCACAGGAGAGCATATCGCAGAGCGTCTTGGATTAACGCGTGCAACGTTGCGCCCTGATTTGGCCATTTTAACGATGGCTGGATTTTTAGATGCACGACCACGTGTAGGCTATTTTTATGCTGGAAAGAAATCCACTGTGGCAATTACAGAGTCTATGCTGAATTTAAAAGTGAAGGATTTCCAATCTGCACCAGTAGTTGTTTCTGAAGGTATGACAGTTTACGACGCAATATGTCATATGTTTTTAGAAGATGTTGGAACGTTATTTGTATTGGATAAAGATGATTTTTTACAAGGGGTTTTATCACGCAAAGACTTATTAAGATCGAGTATAGGTACACAAGACTTAAATAAAATACCGGTACATATTATTATGACGAGAATGCCAAATATTGCGTATTGCTTACAGTCAGATTCCTTAGTTTTAACAGCGAAAAAATTAATAGAACGCGAAATTGATTCGATGCCTGTTGTAAAGGAAACTGAAAATGGAGTTGAAGTAATTGGACGCTTAACAAAAACAAGTATTACGCGTGCCTTCATCTCTTTAGCTGAAACGCATGATTTATAG
- a CDS encoding glycine--tRNA ligase, translating into MTQKSMETIVSLAKHRGFVFPGSEIYGGLANTWDYGPLGVELKNNVKKAWWQKFVQESEHNVGLDAAILMNPKAWIASGHVGNFNDPMIDCKACKSRHRADKLIEDASLEKTGNEIIVDGMSFDQMKEKMEELEVACPDCGKVDFTDIRQFNLMFKTHQGVTESSSNEIFLRPETAQGIFVNFKNVQRSMRKRTPFGIAQVGKSFRNEITPGNFTFRTREFEQMELEFFCKPGEDLEWHSYWKNFCKDWLLNLGMKQDSMRLRDHEDDELSHYSNATTDIEFRFPFGWGELWGIADRTDFDLKQHMEHSGEDFTYIDPITNERYVPYCIEPSLGADRVTLAFLCDAYDEEQLEGDDKRTVLRFHPALAPFKAAVLPLSKKLSEEAGDVWADLRKAFPVDFDESQSIGKRYRRQDEIGTPFCITYDFDSKEDGQVTVRHRDSMEQTRMPIADVKAYIEKHLQF; encoded by the coding sequence ATGACACAAAAATCAATGGAAACAATCGTATCTTTAGCAAAACATCGTGGATTTGTATTCCCTGGATCTGAAATTTACGGTGGTTTAGCAAACACTTGGGATTACGGTCCACTAGGCGTGGAACTTAAAAACAACGTTAAAAAAGCTTGGTGGCAAAAATTCGTTCAAGAATCTGAGCACAATGTAGGTCTTGATGCAGCCATTTTAATGAACCCAAAAGCATGGATAGCTTCTGGTCACGTAGGAAACTTCAATGACCCAATGATCGACTGTAAAGCATGTAAATCTCGCCACCGTGCAGATAAATTAATTGAAGATGCTTCATTAGAGAAAACTGGAAACGAAATTATCGTGGATGGTATGAGCTTTGACCAAATGAAAGAAAAAATGGAAGAGCTTGAAGTGGCTTGTCCAGATTGCGGTAAAGTTGATTTCACGGATATCCGTCAATTCAACTTAATGTTCAAAACGCATCAAGGTGTAACTGAATCTTCATCAAACGAAATTTTCTTACGTCCTGAAACAGCACAAGGGATTTTCGTAAACTTTAAAAATGTTCAACGTTCGATGCGTAAACGTACGCCATTCGGAATCGCACAAGTGGGTAAATCATTCCGTAACGAAATCACACCAGGTAACTTCACATTCCGTACACGTGAATTCGAACAAATGGAATTGGAATTCTTCTGTAAGCCAGGCGAAGACCTTGAATGGCATTCATACTGGAAAAACTTCTGTAAAGATTGGTTATTAAACCTTGGTATGAAGCAAGATTCAATGCGTTTACGTGACCATGAAGATGATGAGCTTTCTCACTATTCAAACGCAACAACGGATATCGAATTCCGCTTCCCATTCGGTTGGGGTGAACTATGGGGGATTGCAGACCGTACAGACTTCGACCTAAAACAACATATGGAGCATTCAGGTGAAGATTTCACTTACATTGATCCAATTACAAACGAACGCTACGTACCATACTGCATCGAGCCATCATTAGGTGCAGACCGTGTGACATTAGCATTCTTATGTGATGCATATGATGAAGAGCAGTTAGAAGGCGATGACAAACGTACTGTATTACGCTTCCACCCTGCTTTAGCACCATTTAAAGCGGCTGTATTACCGTTATCAAAAAAATTATCTGAAGAAGCTGGCGATGTTTGGGCTGATTTACGTAAAGCCTTCCCAGTAGACTTCGACGAATCACAATCAATCGGTAAACGTTACCGTCGTCAAGACGAAATCGGTACACCATTCTGTATTACGTATGACTTTGACTCAAAAGAGGATGGTCAAGTAACAGTGCGTCACCGCGATTCGATGGAACAAACGCGTATGCCAATCGCTGATGTAAAAGCATATATCGAAAAACATTTACAATTCTAA
- a CDS encoding tRNA (adenine(22)-N(1))-methyltransferase TrmK — protein sequence MNAQKLSKRLEMVASFVPTGAVVADIGSDHAYLPCYLVHKGIASRAVAGEVVKGPFESAVRQVRTEGLTNKITVRMADGLAAVEETDQIDTVTIAGMGGPLIVSILEKHPQALKSVTRLILQPNIHAKAIREWALLNRWALQDEVILEEDGKVYEVLVLQRGQMELTQAEILLGPKLIATKSPVFVEKWSREVANWQRVQQAIEKAEKTADNEAKFTELAQLVEMVQEVIQ from the coding sequence ATGAATGCACAAAAGCTCTCAAAACGTTTAGAAATGGTCGCATCATTTGTTCCAACGGGTGCGGTTGTTGCAGATATCGGGAGTGACCATGCGTATTTACCATGCTATTTAGTACACAAAGGGATTGCTTCACGCGCCGTAGCAGGAGAAGTTGTAAAAGGTCCTTTCGAATCTGCTGTACGCCAAGTACGTACAGAAGGCTTAACAAATAAAATTACCGTTCGCATGGCAGATGGGTTAGCGGCAGTTGAAGAAACGGACCAAATTGATACTGTGACAATTGCTGGGATGGGCGGTCCACTCATTGTTTCGATTTTAGAAAAGCATCCACAAGCTTTAAAATCGGTGACGCGTCTTATTTTACAGCCAAATATTCATGCAAAAGCAATTCGCGAATGGGCACTTCTTAATCGTTGGGCATTACAAGATGAAGTTATTTTAGAAGAGGACGGCAAAGTGTATGAAGTTCTTGTATTGCAACGAGGACAGATGGAATTAACACAAGCTGAAATATTATTAGGTCCAAAATTAATTGCAACGAAATCGCCTGTATTTGTTGAAAAATGGTCACGTGAAGTGGCTAATTGGCAACGCGTACAGCAAGCGATTGAAAAAGCTGAAAAAACCGCTGATAACGAAGCGAAATTTACAGAGCTGGCACAACTTGTTGAGATGGTACAGGAGGTTATTCAGTGA
- a CDS encoding acyl-CoA dehydrogenase family protein: MNFDLTAEQQMLQKMMREFSDEVVAPGAIERDKTKEFPLPIFKELSKMGIMGLPFPEAYGGAGADTISFAIVTEQLSRVCASTGITYSAHISLGGAPLYLFGTEEQKQKYLVPICTGESFGAFGLTEPNAGSDAGGTETTAVLENGQYTINGSKVFITNASYAKHLALTAITNRQNNEKEISAIIVPTDVAGFQIKSDYEKMGLNASNTTELLLQNVTVQEENLLGKRGNGFKQFLTTLDGGRIGIAAMAVGIAQGALNKAVQYAKVRKQFGKTLSQFQATQFKLADMEVKIEIARNYVYKAAWLKDQGRPFGKEAAIAKYYASEMAMEVCDEAIQIHGGYGYMKEYEVERYMRDAKLLEIGEGTSEVQKMVIARHILQR; this comes from the coding sequence ATGAATTTTGACTTAACAGCGGAACAACAAATGTTGCAAAAAATGATGCGGGAATTTTCAGATGAAGTTGTAGCACCAGGGGCAATTGAGCGTGATAAGACAAAAGAATTTCCATTACCTATTTTTAAGGAATTATCAAAAATGGGGATAATGGGCTTACCATTTCCAGAAGCTTACGGGGGTGCGGGGGCAGATACCATTAGTTTTGCAATTGTTACGGAACAGTTAAGCCGTGTTTGTGCTTCTACGGGCATTACGTATTCTGCACATATTTCTTTAGGTGGGGCACCACTTTATTTATTTGGGACAGAGGAGCAAAAGCAAAAGTATCTTGTCCCGATTTGTACGGGAGAATCCTTTGGAGCATTTGGTTTAACAGAGCCGAATGCTGGATCTGATGCAGGTGGCACGGAAACAACGGCTGTTTTAGAAAATGGGCAGTATACGATTAATGGCTCCAAAGTGTTTATTACAAATGCAAGCTATGCCAAACATTTAGCGTTAACAGCAATTACGAATCGACAAAATAATGAAAAAGAAATTAGTGCGATTATCGTGCCAACCGATGTAGCAGGTTTCCAAATTAAATCCGATTATGAAAAAATGGGCTTAAATGCTTCGAATACAACGGAGCTGCTACTTCAAAATGTGACAGTGCAAGAAGAAAATCTTTTAGGCAAGCGTGGAAACGGCTTTAAGCAATTTTTAACGACATTGGATGGTGGGCGCATCGGAATTGCGGCGATGGCGGTTGGTATTGCGCAAGGTGCTTTAAATAAAGCTGTTCAATATGCAAAAGTACGCAAACAATTTGGCAAAACTTTGTCACAGTTTCAAGCGACGCAGTTTAAATTAGCTGATATGGAAGTGAAAATTGAAATCGCGAGAAATTATGTTTATAAAGCGGCTTGGTTAAAAGATCAAGGACGTCCATTTGGCAAGGAAGCGGCGATTGCCAAATACTATGCATCTGAAATGGCGATGGAAGTGTGCGATGAAGCAATCCAAATTCATGGAGGATATGGGTATATGAAAGAGTATGAAGTGGAACGTTATATGCGTGATGCTAAATTATTAGAGATAGGAGAGGGAACTTCAGAAGTCCAAAAAATGGTTATTGCAAGACATATATTGCAACGTTAA
- a CDS encoding adenylosuccinate synthase, with translation MTSVVVVGTQWGDEGKGKITDFLSKKADVIARFSGGDNAGHTIKIGDETYKLHLIPSGIFYKEKTSVMGNGMVINPKSLVSELKGLEERGIVTTNLRISNRAHVILPYHIYQDKVDEASLGDNKIGTTCKGIGPCYQDKIARIGIRIADLLDREVFEQKLRDNLEKKNRLFEKFYEVEALKFEDIFEEFYGYGQELAKYVTDTSKVLNDVLDEGGRVLFEGAQGVMLDVDHGTYPFVTSSNPVAGGVTTGTGIGPSHVSRVVGVCKAYTSRVGDGPFPTELFDEVGHQIREVGREYGTTTGRPRRVGWFDSVVVRHSRRVSGITDLALNSIDVLSGLDTVKICTAYKYNGEVITEYPASLNIIEACEPMYEELPGWTEDITGIRTLEELPENARKYVERVVELTGINLMTFSVGPAREQTNVVKAIWE, from the coding sequence ATGACATCAGTTGTAGTTGTAGGAACACAATGGGGAGACGAAGGTAAAGGGAAAATTACGGACTTCCTTTCTAAAAAGGCAGATGTAATCGCTCGATTTTCAGGCGGCGATAACGCAGGTCATACAATCAAAATTGGCGATGAAACTTACAAATTACATTTAATTCCATCAGGTATCTTTTATAAAGAAAAAACTTCAGTGATGGGGAATGGGATGGTTATCAACCCAAAATCTCTCGTATCAGAACTAAAAGGTTTGGAAGAACGTGGGATTGTTACAACAAACTTACGTATTTCAAACCGTGCTCATGTAATTCTTCCATATCATATTTATCAAGATAAAGTGGACGAAGCTTCTCTTGGGGATAATAAAATTGGGACAACTTGTAAAGGGATTGGTCCGTGCTATCAAGATAAAATTGCACGTATAGGAATCCGTATTGCAGACCTACTTGATCGTGAAGTGTTTGAACAAAAACTGCGTGATAATTTAGAGAAGAAAAACCGTCTTTTCGAAAAATTCTACGAAGTGGAAGCCTTAAAATTTGAAGATATCTTCGAAGAATTCTACGGCTATGGCCAAGAGCTCGCGAAATACGTAACAGATACTTCTAAAGTATTAAATGACGTTTTAGATGAAGGTGGCCGTGTGTTATTTGAGGGTGCACAAGGAGTTATGTTAGATGTTGACCATGGAACTTATCCATTTGTTACATCTTCAAATCCTGTTGCAGGTGGTGTAACAACTGGTACTGGTATTGGTCCCTCTCATGTTTCTCGTGTTGTTGGAGTATGTAAAGCATACACTTCTCGTGTAGGTGACGGTCCATTTCCAACGGAACTATTCGATGAAGTTGGTCATCAAATCCGTGAAGTTGGTCGGGAATATGGAACAACGACAGGGCGCCCACGACGTGTAGGTTGGTTTGACTCAGTAGTAGTTCGCCACTCTCGTCGTGTGAGTGGGATTACAGATTTAGCATTAAACTCTATTGACGTTTTATCTGGTTTAGATACAGTTAAAATCTGTACAGCTTATAAATACAACGGTGAAGTGATTACCGAGTATCCAGCAAGCTTAAACATCATTGAAGCTTGTGAACCAATGTATGAAGAACTTCCAGGCTGGACAGAAGACATTACTGGAATTCGTACATTAGAAGAACTCCCAGAAAATGCTCGTAAATACGTAGAACGTGTTGTAGAGCTAACAGGAATAAACTTAATGACTTTCTCAGTAGGGCCAGCTCGTGAGCAGACAAACGTCGTTAAAGCTATCTGGGAATAA
- a CDS encoding EcsC family protein, translating into MESKEQLIHHLTIIEEWEKDQKGLWFWEKIGRIPFKILDKLTPKIIQEKISLLIDELVSYVQTGGKYLMSEKSMLQHIQKHTLHSIESIEDIQTMPIADMIEISEKLQKNRAKLATVQGASAGFGGIFTLAIDIPVILGMALKTLQEIAFIHGYDPNDKMERIFIVKCLQFASSDIVGKESILKELSKDYTEPKSTENMVSQMQGWQEVFYTYRDSFGMKKFLQMIPIAGMVFGAFINKSMIEDIAEAGMMLYRKRRIIERLSA; encoded by the coding sequence GTGGAATCAAAAGAACAATTAATACACCATTTAACGATAATTGAAGAATGGGAAAAGGATCAAAAAGGGCTATGGTTTTGGGAGAAAATTGGTCGAATCCCATTTAAAATACTTGATAAATTAACACCAAAAATCATTCAGGAGAAGATATCCTTATTAATCGACGAATTAGTAAGCTATGTTCAAACTGGTGGAAAATATTTAATGAGCGAAAAATCGATGCTCCAACATATCCAAAAGCATACATTGCATTCAATCGAGTCCATTGAGGATATTCAAACTATGCCGATTGCCGATATGATTGAAATAAGCGAAAAACTCCAAAAGAATCGCGCAAAACTGGCAACAGTCCAAGGTGCATCGGCAGGCTTTGGAGGCATTTTTACACTTGCCATTGATATTCCTGTTATCTTAGGGATGGCACTTAAAACATTGCAAGAAATTGCATTTATTCACGGCTATGATCCGAATGATAAAATGGAACGTATTTTTATCGTCAAATGCTTACAGTTCGCCTCTTCTGACATTGTTGGTAAGGAATCTATTCTAAAGGAATTATCAAAAGATTATACAGAACCGAAGTCAACAGAAAATATGGTGTCCCAAATGCAAGGCTGGCAAGAGGTGTTTTATACGTACCGCGATAGTTTCGGCATGAAGAAGTTTTTACAAATGATCCCGATTGCTGGGATGGTGTTTGGCGCATTTATTAATAAGTCCATGATTGAGGATATTGCTGAGGCGGGAATGATGCTGTATCGCAAACGTCGAATCATTGAAAGATTATCCGCATAA
- the rpoD gene encoding RNA polymerase sigma factor RpoD: MTEKSKHSKETVVNGLTLEEVKKKLLQKAKQVGEMSMKEISETLAFFEVENEEVFNFADEVEKNDVTVEGKEEFEEEALSKQEASEETFDLNDLSVPPGVKINDPVRMYLKEIGRVDLLSAAEEVRLAERIEEGDEEARKRLAEANLRLVVSIAKRYVGRGMLFLDLIQEGNMGLIKAVEKFDHRKGFKFSTYATWWIRQAITRAIADQARTIRIPVHMVETINKLIRVQRQLLQDLGREPSPEEIGEEMDLTPEKVREILKIAQEPVSLETPIGEEDDSHLGDFIEDSEAQSPSDHAAYELLKEQLEDVLDTLTDREENVLRLRFGLDDGRTRTLEEVGKVFGVTRERIRQIEAKALRKLRHPSRSKRLKDFLE; this comes from the coding sequence ATGACGGAAAAGTCAAAACATTCAAAAGAGACAGTAGTAAATGGGCTTACATTAGAAGAAGTAAAGAAAAAGCTTTTACAAAAGGCAAAGCAAGTTGGAGAAATGTCAATGAAGGAAATTTCTGAAACGCTCGCTTTTTTTGAAGTAGAGAATGAAGAAGTTTTTAACTTTGCTGATGAAGTGGAAAAAAATGATGTAACAGTTGAAGGAAAAGAAGAGTTTGAAGAAGAAGCGCTTTCTAAACAAGAAGCAAGCGAAGAAACTTTCGATTTAAACGATTTAAGTGTTCCTCCTGGCGTAAAAATTAATGACCCGGTTCGTATGTATTTAAAAGAAATTGGTCGTGTTGACTTACTTTCTGCAGCTGAAGAAGTTCGTCTTGCAGAGCGTATCGAAGAAGGTGACGAGGAAGCACGTAAGCGATTAGCAGAAGCAAACTTACGTCTAGTAGTATCGATTGCCAAACGTTATGTTGGGCGCGGTATGCTATTCTTAGACTTAATTCAAGAAGGGAATATGGGTCTTATTAAGGCGGTTGAAAAGTTCGACCACCGCAAAGGATTTAAATTCTCGACTTATGCAACATGGTGGATTCGCCAAGCGATTACACGTGCGATTGCTGACCAAGCACGTACAATCCGTATTCCAGTACACATGGTAGAAACAATTAACAAATTAATTCGTGTACAGCGTCAATTATTGCAAGATTTAGGTCGCGAACCGTCTCCAGAAGAAATTGGAGAAGAAATGGACTTAACACCTGAAAAAGTACGTGAAATTTTAAAAATTGCACAAGAGCCTGTATCACTTGAAACGCCAATTGGTGAAGAGGATGATTCGCACTTAGGAGACTTTATCGAGGACTCAGAAGCACAATCACCTTCAGACCATGCAGCATATGAGCTTTTAAAAGAGCAATTAGAGGATGTCCTAGATACATTAACAGATCGTGAAGAAAATGTACTACGTCTACGCTTTGGCTTAGATGATGGCCGTACACGTACATTAGAAGAAGTAGGAAAAGTATTCGGTGTAACACGTGAGCGTATTCGTCAAATCGAAGCAAAAGCACTTCGTAAATTACGTCACCCATCTCGTTCAAAACGCCTGAAAGATTTCTTAGAATAA
- a CDS encoding cytochrome c, which yields MRNNPLIPYVLIMTFGIGLIFFMSFEGAANKNSAEGDTSGETVELSGEEIAQKNCISCHGGDLKGSMGPSIVGLDAEHIKDVALNGTESGGMPAILKTEEEAKAVAEYISGL from the coding sequence ATGAGAAACAATCCACTTATTCCTTACGTACTTATCATGACATTCGGTATTGGACTAATTTTCTTCATGTCATTTGAAGGTGCAGCAAATAAGAATAGTGCTGAAGGGGATACTTCAGGTGAAACGGTTGAATTAAGCGGTGAAGAAATCGCTCAAAAGAACTGTATTTCATGTCACGGTGGTGACTTAAAAGGTAGCATGGGTCCTTCAATCGTTGGATTAGATGCTGAGCACATTAAAGATGTTGCTTTAAATGGTACTGAAAGCGGTGGCATGCCTGCAATTCTTAAAACAGAAGAAGAGGCAAAAGCTGTAGCAGAGTACATTTCTGGTCTATAA